GCCCTGCCGCCCTGCCATGCCCTGTTCCAGTTCTACGTCGCCGACGGCCGCCTGAGCTGTCAGCTCTACCAGCGCAGCGCGGACATCTTCCTGGGGGTACCGTTCAACATCGCCTCCTACGCACTGCTGACCCTGATGATCGCCCAGGTCACCGGCCTGCGCCCCGGCGAGTTCATCCACACCCTGGGCGACGCGCACCTGTACCTGAATCACCTGGAGCAGGCGGACAGGCAACTGCAGCGCACGCCGCACCCGCTGCCCACCATGCACCTGAACCCGGCGGTGGACGATCTGTTCGCGTTCACCTTTGATGATTTCACGCTGGAGGGCTACGACCCGGAGCCGCACATCAAGGCGCCGGTGGCGGTGTGATCGCCGGCACAAGACCCGGATCGAAGGTGACGGCATCGGAGAACAGGCACAGGTTTCGGGCGGGTGATCCGGTCACGGACCGTCTGCGGCCAGGACGGCCGCAGTCGAGCCTACATGGACGTATTCACGGCGTGTCCGTGACCGGATTACCCGCCCGAAACCCACTTGCAGGCCCGAGAGGTCCAGGGGGGCACGGCACACAGCCCCGTTGTTTATCTAGACGCGCGTCCGGATTCGTGCCCTGAAAAGACACTTCGGCATCCTTCACCGGGTGTCGATCGGGTACGCCGGTCATGGACACGCCGCAAGTACGTCCATGTAGGCTCGACTCCAGCCATCCATGGCTGGAGACGGTCCATGACCGGCGCACCCGATCGACACCGTGCCCCTTGTTGAGGCCGACCCACGCACACAGCTGAGCGGATATTCACCATGATCTCACTCATCGCCGCCCTCACCCCCGACCACGTCATCGGCCGCGACAACGACCTTCCCTGGCGCATTCCCGACGACCTGCGCCACTTCAAGCGCACCACCCGCGGCAAGCCGATCGTCATGGGCCGGAAGAACTACCTGTCCATCGGCCGCCCCCTGCCCGAGCGGCAGAACATCGTCATGACCCGCCAACCCGGGTTCCAGGCACCAGGCTGCGAGATCGTCGGCAGCGCCGAAGACGCACTGGCGGCGGCCGGCGACGCCGACGAGATCATGATCATCGGCGGCGCCGAGATCTACCGACTGTTCCTGCCCAGAGCGGACCGCCTCTACCTGACCTGGGTCCACGCCGGTATTGACGGCGACACCTTCTTCCCCGACATTGACGCCGAACAGTGGACCAGCATCCAGGACGAACACCAGCCGCCCGGCGAGGGTAGCCCCTACACCCTTCACTTCCAGACCCTGGAACGCTGTTACTGATTGCAAGCAATCGCAAACATACGGAATACGAACTGATACAATAACTATACAGGTTGATCGCGGCGGCACCCGCGCACAAGGAGTGACACAGTTGAGCAAGGGTCTCTATCCCATCCGCACCATCTCGGCCATGACCGGCGTCAACCCGGTAACGCTGCGAGCGTGGGAACGACGCTACGGGCTGATTCGCCCCCAACGCACGCCCAAGGGGCACAGGCTCTACACCGAGCGGGACATCGACCGCATCAAGCAGATCCTCGTGCTCATGGAGCGCGGCATTCCCATCAGCCAGGCCCGACAGGTGCTCGAGCAGGGCGAAGGCGGCGTGCAGACCGACGCCACAGCCGCCGCCGAACCGCATCAGGACGTCTGGAGCAACCACCTGGAGCGGATGAACACCGCCATCAGCGTCTTCGACGAACAGGCGCTGGACGACGTCTACGAAGAAGCACTGTCCCTGTTCCCGGCGAGTCAGGTGCAGCACCACCTCCTGGAGCCCTTGTACCGGCGCCACGCCGCCCGCTCCGGCAGCGCCACCGGCGCCTTCACCTGTGCCTGGTTGCGCACGGTGCTGGGGGTTCGCTTCCGTCACAGAGTCCGGCGCGCCTCGGGCCCACGTCTGATGCTGGCAACACCCTGGGGGTGCCATGACGACGTCGCCCTCATGCTGCTGGCCCTGGAGGCCATGGACCAGGGCTACCGCCCCCTGGTGCTCTGTGGCGTCGCCGGTAACTCCCTGACCAGCGCACTGCAGGACAGCGGCGCGGAAGCGCTGCTGCTCTGGAGCAGTAGCGACGACAACCTGGCGATTCCCGACGCACTTGACGTGCCTGTGTTCGTCGCCGGCGACGGCCAGGCCCTGGACGCCGACTCGACGGCCACCAGCGTCACCGGTGACAGCCGCGAGATTATCGGTGCACTGAACAGCCACTACAGTACCCCCGGACATGCCACCGCATGAGCGGGGCGATCATGTGGTTCCGGCGTGACCTGCGTCTCGCCGACAACCCGGCACTGATCGCCGCCGCAACCGCCGGCCCGGTGCTCCCGGTCTACCTCCACGCCCCCGCCGAAGAGGGCAGCTGGGCACCCGGAGCGGCCAGCCGCTGGTGGCTCCACCACAGCCTCGCCAACCTGCGGGACGCACTGGCCGCCCACAACCTGCCACTGCTGGTGCTGCGCACCGACGACAGCCTGACCACCCTGCGCGACCTGATCCGGCTCACCGGCGCGCGGCACGTGGCCTGGAATCGCCTCTACGAGCCCGCCGCCATCGCCCGGGACCGGCACATCAAGCAGGCTCTGCGCGACGATGACGTGGACGTGACCAGCCACAACGGCGCCCTGCTCTTCGAGCCCTGGGAGATCCGCAAGCAGGACGGCGGTCATTACAAGGCGTTCACGCCCTTCTGGCGTGCCCTGCGCCGGACTGGCGCACCCCGGCCGCAGCCAGTGCCCGCCATGTCGGCGCCCGCCGAGATCCCCGCCGGCGAGAGTATCGACGCCCTGAACCTGCTGCCATCCATCGCCTGGGACCGCGGCTTTTACGACTACTGGCAGCCGGGAGAACAGGGGGCAATGGACCGGCTGTCCCGTTTCCTCGATCAGCGCCTGCACGGTTA
The DNA window shown above is from Aquisalimonas sp. 2447 and carries:
- the folA gene encoding type 3 dihydrofolate reductase, with amino-acid sequence MISLIAALTPDHVIGRDNDLPWRIPDDLRHFKRTTRGKPIVMGRKNYLSIGRPLPERQNIVMTRQPGFQAPGCEIVGSAEDALAAAGDADEIMIIGGAEIYRLFLPRADRLYLTWVHAGIDGDTFFPDIDAEQWTSIQDEHQPPGEGSPYTLHFQTLERCY
- a CDS encoding MerR family transcriptional regulator, with the translated sequence MSKGLYPIRTISAMTGVNPVTLRAWERRYGLIRPQRTPKGHRLYTERDIDRIKQILVLMERGIPISQARQVLEQGEGGVQTDATAAAEPHQDVWSNHLERMNTAISVFDEQALDDVYEEALSLFPASQVQHHLLEPLYRRHAARSGSATGAFTCAWLRTVLGVRFRHRVRRASGPRLMLATPWGCHDDVALMLLALEAMDQGYRPLVLCGVAGNSLTSALQDSGAEALLLWSSSDDNLAIPDALDVPVFVAGDGQALDADSTATSVTGDSREIIGALNSHYSTPGHATA